A single genomic interval of Adhaeribacter pallidiroseus harbors:
- a CDS encoding NmrA family NAD(P)-binding protein, with amino-acid sequence MNQNTHSNHTIILAGVTGDLGGRVARFLLQQGAVVRALVRPGKTNDKLKALQKQGMLLLEVDFASASALTTACAGGTCVVSALSGLREVMVETQTALLQAAVAAGVPRFIPSDYAIDFTKLPRGTNRNLDLRQEFAERIAATPIAATSILNGMFSDLLTGQAPLVLFPVNRVMYWGNPDQLLDFTTVENTAEYTAAAALDAITPRFLRIAGNVLSARGLQEAASKATGKHFRLLRLGGLGALDTLIKITRIVSPQNQEVFPPWQGMQYLRNMLSGLPKLEPLDNNRYPHIQWTTVQEVLASRAS; translated from the coding sequence TTGAATCAGAATACTCATTCAAACCATACAATTATTCTGGCTGGGGTAACCGGAGATCTGGGAGGGCGCGTCGCGCGTTTTCTGCTGCAACAAGGAGCTGTTGTGAGAGCCCTTGTGCGCCCTGGAAAAACCAACGATAAATTAAAGGCTTTGCAAAAACAAGGCATGTTGCTGCTAGAGGTAGATTTCGCTAGTGCATCGGCATTAACTACAGCTTGTGCGGGAGGTACATGTGTGGTTTCTGCCTTGTCGGGGCTCCGGGAAGTAATGGTTGAAACGCAAACTGCTTTGCTACAAGCAGCTGTTGCGGCAGGTGTTCCCCGTTTTATTCCTTCGGACTACGCCATTGATTTTACAAAGCTTCCGCGGGGAACAAACCGAAACCTGGATCTGCGCCAGGAATTTGCCGAACGAATAGCTGCTACGCCCATTGCGGCTACTTCTATCCTGAATGGCATGTTCTCGGATTTGCTCACGGGCCAGGCTCCGCTTGTTTTGTTTCCGGTTAATCGAGTAATGTATTGGGGCAACCCCGACCAACTCTTGGATTTTACCACCGTTGAAAATACTGCTGAGTATACCGCCGCCGCGGCCCTGGATGCTATCACCCCTCGTTTCCTGCGCATTGCCGGCAATGTGCTCAGTGCGCGTGGGTTGCAAGAAGCGGCTAGTAAAGCTACTGGCAAACATTTTCGTTTACTACGCCTGGGTGGTTTAGGAGCCCTGGACACTCTCATAAAAATTACGCGCATTGTTTCCCCTCAGAATCAGGAAGTTTTTCCACCGTGGCAAGGCATGCAGTACTTACGCAATATGTTGAGCGGCCTGCCTAAATTAGAACCACTTGATAATAACCGGTATCCCCATATTCAATGGACTACCGTGCAGGAAGTGTTGGCATCCCGGGCTTCTTAA
- a CDS encoding asparagine synthetase B, producing the protein MLKRFTLSCTFFLIVLFPTWATQVLVAMDNTQKDHLKAYGVVYWVLQHQQTADWLLNYRGGSFAFPHTPAIENELRVRGVTYEVISDAQYNQILTQIAAPDSNMDVVKLEKAPRIAIYSPKIKQPWDDAVTLVLTYAEIPYDLLFDEEVLEQKLLKYDWLHLHHEDFTGQYGKSARWQRSQEWFRAQQQESEALAKKYNFAKVPQMKLAVVKDIKAFVAGGGFMFAMCSATDTYDIALAANGVDMVDALFDGDGIDPQAQQKLDFSKTFAFKDFTIISSPYDGEFSSIDNQRRERDIYQDNDFFSLFTFSAKWDPIPTMLTQNHEKTIKGFMGQTTAFKKQYIKSEVIIMGETKAANEVRYMHGTIAKGTWTFYGGHDPEDYQHVPGEEPTDLALHPNSPGYRLILNNILFPAAKKKKPKT; encoded by the coding sequence ATGCTGAAACGTTTTACCCTTAGCTGTACTTTTTTCCTGATAGTGTTGTTTCCAACGTGGGCTACCCAGGTACTTGTGGCCATGGACAATACTCAAAAAGATCACCTAAAAGCTTACGGCGTGGTTTATTGGGTTTTACAACATCAGCAAACAGCAGATTGGTTGCTCAATTACCGGGGAGGCAGCTTTGCTTTTCCGCACACGCCAGCCATCGAGAACGAGCTGCGGGTTCGGGGCGTTACATACGAAGTAATTTCGGATGCGCAATATAACCAGATTCTAACGCAGATTGCGGCTCCGGATAGCAACATGGATGTAGTAAAATTAGAAAAAGCCCCACGGATTGCCATTTATTCCCCTAAAATAAAACAGCCTTGGGATGATGCCGTTACCCTGGTTTTAACCTACGCCGAAATACCGTACGATTTGCTTTTTGATGAAGAAGTACTGGAACAGAAATTATTAAAATACGATTGGCTGCACCTGCACCACGAAGATTTTACGGGACAGTACGGTAAATCGGCGCGGTGGCAACGGAGTCAGGAATGGTTCCGGGCTCAACAACAAGAATCTGAAGCATTAGCTAAAAAGTATAACTTTGCCAAAGTGCCGCAAATGAAACTAGCCGTAGTAAAAGATATTAAAGCTTTTGTGGCTGGTGGCGGATTTATGTTTGCGATGTGCTCGGCCACCGATACCTACGATATTGCCTTGGCTGCTAACGGCGTAGACATGGTTGATGCTTTATTTGACGGCGATGGCATAGACCCACAAGCGCAGCAAAAACTGGATTTTTCTAAAACTTTTGCTTTTAAAGATTTTACCATTATTTCCAGCCCTTACGACGGTGAATTTTCCAGTATTGATAACCAGCGCCGGGAACGTGATATTTACCAGGATAACGACTTTTTTTCATTATTTACTTTTTCGGCGAAATGGGACCCTATTCCTACTATGCTTACCCAAAATCACGAAAAAACCATTAAAGGCTTTATGGGCCAGACCACTGCTTTTAAAAAACAGTACATTAAGTCCGAAGTTATAATTATGGGCGAAACCAAAGCAGCTAACGAAGTGCGTTACATGCACGGCACCATTGCCAAAGGCACCTGGACGTTTTATGGCGGTCACGATCCCGAAGATTACCAGCACGTACCCGGCGAAGAACCTACCGATTTGGCTTTGCATCCTAACTCGCCCGGTTACCGCCTTATATTAAATAACATTCTCTTTCCGGCCGCTAAAAAGAAAAAACCTAAAACATAA
- a CDS encoding DUF3857 domain-containing protein has product MHKQLLLLFFCTIPVLLKAQDHGFKLGNTTIQELQMNSYPLDTAAHAVVLNEFGDSWISDDDDLNLKHEYKVRIKILDKQGLDQANFAIPVRKSGGKTETVYPVEGVTFNLENGQIVQTKFNSKTYLETKSKYYDLVKFTLPNVKVGSVIEIKYQLQSPFKFNFRRWEFQSDIPKIYTEYWAKIPGNYTYNMTLTSFYPLVKRESEIIKDCFSVGGGKSDCARYKNAMKDVPAFVEEDYMTARSNYLAALNFELAEVQSFDGTRNRYTKEWQDADQEMRSDSKFGVQLKRGKEVFKNHLESLLNSTPDSLQRAQVVYNFVKNWFRWNEVYGCFSEIGIKKAYDAKSGNVADINLALTAALQYAGLPAIPVILSTRANGYPIEVHPVISDFNYVIAQVKIKDKVYQLDATDPFLSFGMLPVHCLNGKGRAIPTKGNSYWAELKPIDKRRQVSLLNLTLQPDGHFTGNLSLTSSGYEALEDRKHITSYNNQEEYVKKLSTKWHDTKINNYAIQNLEELDKPITQTMNIEVEGFDGLNKNQLLLDPFFIDRWEKNPFTSAERLYPVDLGTAIEQLFTITIDYPQDFEAVSLPQAVAITLPNNGGKYLFQASTIGNRVSLSSVITLNKPLYSPQEYHYLKAFFGKVVQTYQEQIFFQKKVLNTSSLK; this is encoded by the coding sequence ATGCATAAACAACTACTTCTTCTATTTTTTTGTACCATTCCGGTTTTGTTAAAAGCGCAGGATCATGGCTTTAAATTAGGCAATACCACTATCCAGGAGCTGCAAATGAATTCTTACCCCTTAGATACGGCTGCCCACGCGGTTGTACTGAATGAATTTGGGGATAGCTGGATTAGTGATGATGATGACTTAAACCTGAAACATGAATATAAAGTCCGGATAAAAATCCTGGATAAGCAAGGTTTAGACCAAGCGAACTTTGCCATTCCGGTGCGCAAATCGGGCGGAAAAACCGAAACAGTTTATCCCGTGGAAGGCGTTACGTTTAACCTGGAAAACGGACAAATAGTCCAAACTAAGTTTAACAGTAAAACTTACCTCGAAACAAAAAGCAAATATTACGATCTGGTAAAATTTACTTTACCCAATGTGAAAGTAGGCAGTGTTATCGAAATTAAATATCAGCTGCAATCGCCGTTTAAATTTAACTTCCGGCGGTGGGAGTTCCAGAGCGATATTCCTAAAATATATACGGAATACTGGGCAAAAATTCCGGGTAATTACACCTATAATATGACCTTAACCAGCTTTTATCCTTTAGTAAAAAGAGAAAGCGAAATTATCAAAGATTGCTTTAGCGTAGGTGGCGGCAAATCTGATTGTGCCCGTTATAAAAATGCCATGAAAGACGTGCCGGCCTTTGTGGAGGAAGATTACATGACTGCCCGGAGTAATTACCTGGCCGCCCTTAATTTTGAATTAGCCGAAGTACAAAGTTTTGATGGTACCCGCAACCGCTACACCAAAGAATGGCAAGATGCCGATCAGGAAATGCGCAGTGATTCTAAATTTGGCGTACAATTAAAGCGTGGCAAAGAAGTATTTAAAAATCATTTAGAATCACTGCTCAACAGCACACCCGATTCTTTACAAAGGGCTCAGGTAGTTTATAACTTCGTGAAAAATTGGTTCCGTTGGAATGAAGTTTACGGTTGTTTTAGCGAAATAGGCATTAAAAAAGCTTACGACGCTAAATCGGGCAACGTAGCCGATATTAACCTGGCGTTAACTGCTGCACTGCAATACGCAGGTCTGCCGGCTATTCCGGTTATATTATCTACCCGCGCGAATGGTTACCCTATTGAGGTGCATCCGGTAATCAGCGATTTTAATTACGTTATTGCGCAGGTAAAAATTAAAGATAAAGTTTATCAGTTAGATGCCACCGACCCTTTCCTGTCTTTTGGTATGTTGCCGGTACATTGCCTGAATGGCAAAGGCCGCGCTATACCAACCAAGGGTAACTCTTACTGGGCCGAGCTTAAACCCATTGATAAGCGCCGTCAAGTATCTTTATTAAACTTAACCTTGCAGCCTGATGGACATTTCACCGGAAATTTATCGTTAACTTCTTCGGGTTACGAAGCCTTGGAAGACCGCAAGCACATCACCTCGTACAACAACCAGGAAGAATATGTAAAAAAACTAAGCACCAAATGGCATGATACTAAAATTAATAATTATGCTATTCAAAACTTAGAAGAACTGGATAAACCAATTACCCAAACCATGAACATAGAAGTGGAAGGCTTTGATGGTTTAAATAAAAATCAATTACTACTGGATCCTTTTTTTATAGACCGATGGGAGAAAAATCCGTTTACCTCCGCCGAACGATTGTATCCCGTGGATTTGGGTACGGCCATAGAGCAGCTTTTTACCATTACCATTGATTACCCGCAGGATTTTGAAGCAGTGAGTTTACCTCAGGCGGTTGCCATAACCTTACCTAATAACGGTGGCAAATACCTTTTTCAAGCTTCTACGATTGGCAACCGGGTATCTTTGTCCAGTGTAATAACTTTAAATAAACCATTATACAGTCCCCAAGAATATCATTACTTAAAAGCCTTCTTCGGCAAAGTTGTTCAAACTTATCAGGAACAAATATTCTTTCAAAAGAAAGTTCTTAATACCTCTTCCTTGAAATAG
- a CDS encoding D-2-hydroxyacid dehydrogenase has translation MNLFIYTSLDTNHRNILRQQLPPECNLVFRTELSPAEVEKAFQAAEVIMGNPPVDWFAQVPPKLVFWQLDSAGFDQYQNVKVSALTANMGDFFARPCAETMVGGILAFYRGIPELVKRQTTKEWRGNQIRPQLDLLGTKKVMVLGAGTIGMACKQMLKGFGCEVKTTARRNPEADIHSFEEILKNLPYTDVVVNTLPGAADKFVKEEFLQAMKPGSLYASVGRGSTTDEQALLVALQAGKLAGAVLDVTEQEPLPASSPFWEMENVLLTQHTGGGYFAEEAGKINQFLKNFTLFRNGEPITDQVNLAQGY, from the coding sequence ATGAATTTATTTATTTACACTTCTCTAGATACTAACCACCGAAACATTTTACGACAACAATTGCCGCCAGAGTGCAATCTGGTATTTAGAACAGAACTATCCCCCGCCGAAGTAGAAAAAGCTTTTCAAGCGGCAGAAGTAATTATGGGCAATCCACCGGTAGATTGGTTTGCTCAAGTACCCCCTAAACTCGTATTCTGGCAGTTAGATTCGGCTGGCTTCGATCAATACCAAAATGTAAAAGTAAGTGCCTTAACAGCTAACATGGGCGATTTTTTTGCCCGTCCGTGTGCCGAAACCATGGTGGGGGGCATTCTGGCCTTTTACCGCGGTATTCCGGAATTAGTTAAGCGCCAGACAACAAAAGAGTGGCGCGGAAATCAAATACGTCCCCAATTGGATTTGTTAGGTACTAAAAAAGTAATGGTGCTGGGTGCCGGTACCATTGGTATGGCGTGTAAACAGATGTTAAAAGGATTTGGCTGCGAAGTAAAAACTACCGCTCGCCGGAACCCGGAGGCCGATATTCATTCGTTCGAAGAAATTCTAAAAAATTTACCTTACACCGACGTAGTAGTTAATACATTGCCCGGAGCCGCTGATAAATTTGTTAAGGAAGAATTTTTACAAGCCATGAAACCCGGAAGTTTGTATGCAAGCGTGGGCCGGGGCAGTACTACTGATGAACAGGCCCTTTTGGTTGCATTGCAAGCTGGTAAATTAGCCGGTGCAGTTCTGGATGTTACCGAACAAGAACCATTACCCGCAAGCAGTCCGTTTTGGGAAATGGAAAACGTGCTTTTAACCCAACATACAGGAGGCGGTTATTTCGCCGAAGAAGCAGGAAAGATAAATCAATTTTTAAAAAACTTTACCCTTTTCCGCAACGGAGAACCGATTACGGATCAGGTAAATTTAGCGCAAGGCTACTAA
- a CDS encoding MaoC family dehydratase, with translation MSLLTISNFEEFEQYAGAELGVSEYHVITQEQISQFAAATLDYQWIHLDVERAQQESPFGNTIAHGYLTVSLLPYLWGQIISIQNLKMQVNYEIENLRFSQAVVVNNAVRLRAKLLSLKNLRGIAKAQIEVVLEIKENSKPAYTGIITFLYHFNK, from the coding sequence ATGAGTTTATTAACGATAAGTAATTTCGAAGAATTTGAGCAGTACGCAGGAGCAGAATTAGGCGTTTCGGAGTACCATGTAATTACGCAGGAACAAATCTCACAATTTGCAGCGGCTACTCTGGACTACCAATGGATTCATTTGGATGTTGAAAGAGCCCAGCAAGAATCTCCTTTCGGGAATACCATTGCTCATGGGTACTTAACGGTATCGTTGTTGCCTTATTTATGGGGACAGATCATTTCGATCCAAAATTTAAAAATGCAGGTAAACTACGAAATTGAAAATCTGCGGTTTAGCCAAGCAGTGGTTGTAAATAACGCCGTTCGGTTACGGGCTAAACTTTTAAGTTTAAAAAACCTGCGGGGTATTGCCAAAGCCCAGATTGAAGTAGTTTTAGAAATTAAAGAGAATTCTAAACCTGCCTATACGGGCATTATTACCTTTTTATATCATTTTAATAAGT